The Lacrimispora xylanolytica genome has a segment encoding these proteins:
- a CDS encoding methylated-DNA--[protein]-cysteine S-methyltransferase: protein MKYWDTMESRVGALTIICDEEAITGLEFLVKEPLEGIKKRTPLLERAALQLEEYMDGKRKSFDLPLKPEGTEFQKKVWNALLDIPYGETRSYKDIAVAIGNPKACRAVGMANNRNPISIIIPCHRVIGANGSLVGYGGGLPIKIELLNLETGK, encoded by the coding sequence ATGAAATACTGGGACACCATGGAAAGCAGAGTAGGAGCTCTTACTATAATATGCGATGAAGAAGCAATTACCGGGCTGGAATTTTTGGTGAAAGAGCCTTTGGAAGGGATTAAAAAAAGAACCCCTTTGTTGGAACGGGCAGCGCTTCAGCTGGAAGAATATATGGATGGGAAGAGAAAATCATTTGATCTGCCTCTTAAGCCGGAGGGCACGGAATTTCAAAAGAAGGTCTGGAATGCTCTGTTAGACATCCCTTATGGGGAAACCAGAAGCTACAAGGATATTGCGGTAGCCATTGGAAATCCCAAGGCATGCAGGGCAGTAGGAATGGCCAATAATCGCAATCCTATTTCAATTATAATTCCATGTCACCGAGTCATTGGTGCAAATGGCAGTTTGGTTGGCTACGGAGGCGGACTTCCTATTAAGATAGAGCTGCTTAACCTGGAAACTGGCAAATAA
- a CDS encoding S8 family peptidase — protein sequence MEKILDNRFYDFIINNALIPTYNTGDNITPVNDLTSLVHIPKDQMEPCDLGKNSYHLFPALFTLESTVSCDEPDVKALQEIQDTTMYGRGVLVGVVDTGIDYRHPVFTHNDRTTRIISIWDQTQEGSVPPRGFTFGAEYTRELINFALISDQPLTLVPSVDTIGHGTAIASIMAGRRDDAHNFAGISPEADLVVVKLKEAKANLKEVFFVPQNALCYQESDIMLGIRYLTGVASRLNRPIVICLALGSSQGGHDGRGPLSSYLDYLVQLPRTGVVVSAGNEGNNQRHYYNRTDIAPFYNSFQLSVGRIDQEFMMEIWPYIPSSLFIEITTPTYETSQIINPTVEGCQRITYQTVNGEIWVNNILFEEETGDQLILLRFRNIPSGTWYFRVGSMTGEPFSFHCWLPSGNLISNETFFINSDPNTTITAAGDSAHPLTITAYNQQTGEILLESGRGYTRLGIVKPDIGAPGYRIPCAIPEGRYGTITGTGAAAAHTTGVAATIMEWAYSKGNYTAVTGNQVNRLIIREAARDENQTYPNNIWGYGKLDPSEMYKRLLSQ from the coding sequence ATGGAGAAGATTCTGGACAATCGATTTTATGATTTTATTATCAATAATGCATTGATACCCACCTATAATACAGGCGATAACATTACACCCGTTAATGATTTAACTTCCCTGGTTCATATTCCAAAGGACCAGATGGAGCCATGTGATCTGGGAAAAAATTCTTATCATTTGTTTCCTGCTTTATTCACTTTAGAATCCACCGTAAGCTGTGATGAGCCTGATGTAAAAGCACTACAGGAAATTCAGGATACGACTATGTATGGAAGAGGTGTTCTTGTAGGTGTGGTGGATACGGGAATTGATTATCGTCATCCCGTCTTTACGCACAATGATAGGACCACCAGAATCATTTCTATCTGGGATCAGACGCAGGAAGGAAGTGTACCACCAAGAGGATTTACTTTTGGTGCAGAATACACTAGAGAACTGATTAACTTTGCTTTAATCTCAGATCAGCCACTGACTCTGGTTCCATCTGTGGATACCATAGGTCATGGAACTGCCATTGCAAGTATTATGGCAGGCCGTCGGGATGATGCCCATAATTTTGCAGGGATTTCCCCAGAGGCAGATTTGGTCGTTGTCAAATTAAAGGAGGCTAAGGCGAATTTAAAAGAAGTATTTTTTGTCCCTCAAAATGCTCTCTGCTATCAGGAATCAGATATCATGCTTGGTATCCGCTACCTGACAGGTGTGGCAAGCCGGTTAAACCGTCCTATTGTCATTTGTCTGGCATTAGGCAGCAGCCAGGGCGGTCATGATGGGAGAGGGCCTTTAAGTTCGTATCTGGACTATCTGGTACAGCTTCCGCGGACAGGTGTGGTCGTATCGGCTGGCAATGAGGGAAATAATCAGAGACATTATTATAACAGAACAGACATTGCTCCTTTCTATAATAGCTTTCAGCTTTCTGTGGGAAGAATTGACCAGGAATTTATGATGGAAATCTGGCCCTACATACCTTCCAGTCTATTTATAGAGATTACAACACCTACCTATGAAACCTCTCAGATCATAAATCCAACCGTAGAAGGATGTCAGAGAATTACATATCAGACGGTCAATGGAGAGATTTGGGTAAATAATATATTATTTGAGGAAGAGACAGGAGATCAGCTTATACTGCTGAGATTTCGAAATATTCCATCTGGAACATGGTATTTCAGAGTTGGAAGTATGACAGGGGAGCCATTTTCATTTCATTGCTGGCTTCCGTCAGGCAATTTAATATCAAATGAGACCTTCTTTATAAACTCTGACCCCAATACAACCATTACAGCAGCCGGTGATTCGGCACATCCTTTAACAATCACAGCATATAATCAGCAAACTGGGGAAATTCTCCTGGAATCAGGAAGAGGGTATACGAGACTTGGTATAGTGAAACCAGATATTGGTGCACCTGGCTACCGGATTCCCTGTGCCATACCAGAAGGCCGGTATGGGACCATCACTGGAACTGGGGCAGCAGCAGCTCATACAACTGGAGTAGCTGCCACTATCATGGAGTGGGCCTACAGCAAAGGTAATTATACTGCTGTAACAGGGAATCAGGTTAACCGTCTGATCATCAGGGAAGCAGCCCGTGACGAAAATCAGACGTATCCCAACAATATTTGGGGGTACGGAAAGCTGGATCCCAGTGAAATGTACAAACGGTTATTAAGCCAGTAA